In Juglans regia cultivar Chandler chromosome 13, Walnut 2.0, whole genome shotgun sequence, the following proteins share a genomic window:
- the LOC109014941 gene encoding protein FAR1-RELATED SEQUENCE 5-like, with protein sequence MGFSFSKSFFDECLCCSRVVRLGNRKSRTHELAFPFTDPLATVSHIVPINGKWSSDPSLGSTAQLFEQHFGSHVSMGKGEENPSLSTPSSSNPPTANTSYPFQYGIRPSTLPMATSSGTTERFQEDTPGCRETEAPCSSFRVHEQGEEDRPDSGETYNGTVGSPPLDRMDGGDMIEEPKAGMEFDSCEKLMSYYKLYAKKCGFGSMTQRSERDDEGSVRYVTLGCARGGKARNRTMNVAKPRPTGKTDCKARINALKVEGKMRLTTVHNTHNHGLSPQKSRFFRCNREVSETVKRVLDTNDMAGIRMNKSFGSLVVGAGGFENLPFLEKDCRNYIDKARHLRLGAGGAGALRDYFCRMQYKNPGFFALMDLDDDGRLKNVFWADPRSRAAYQDFGDVVTFDTTYLTNRYGMPFAPFVGVNHHGQSILLGAGLISSEDTETFTWLFQTWLHCMDGIAPPAIITDQDRAMKNAISIVFPKSRHRFCLWHILKKVPEKLGSHRAYKSGLKTQLMKCVYDTQTIEEFEKSWEELISTYNLEENVWLQSLYVERTHWVPVFLKEYFWAGMSTTQRSESMNAFFDGYVHAKTNLKEFVDQFDNALRKKIENEISSDFHSFSVTIPCISRSSIEKRFQELYTNAKFREVQQQVMGVLDMDPSLLRRDGVKKTYLVEDEIHVEEFTKHVTYYVDFNEEDCDVKCSCGLFQMKGILCRHVLAIFKCNGIKYLPDRYILDRWRKDIKRRYTLIHSTYDTGYQREDTNRYSSLLNICYQMITHAAGSKEHTEDATKKLYAMIDLYHGNQEPPSMTQMDSNVGLTTKDTSTVGSSQQVLSPRVVRGKGRPPSLRRASRMEQDMRKVKARTKKANRDGGDLPAQNTCRNLFGSSEIDLAAENMQIQLGVDESQPLQLGLDESQPM encoded by the exons ATGGGATTTAGTTTCTCAAAATCGTTTTTTGATGAATGTTTGTGTTGTTCTCGTGTTGTAAGATTAGGAAATAGAAAATCGAGAACCCATGAGCTAGCTTTCCCATTCACAGACCCGCTTGCAACCGTGTCTCACATTGTTCCTATCAATGGGAAATGGTCCAGCGATCCTTCTTTGGGTTCAACGGCTCAACTTTTTGAGCAGCATTTCGGTTCG CATGTCAGCATgggaaaaggggaagaaaaccCATCTCTCTCAACACCAAGTAGCTCAAATCCTCCAACCGCG AATACTAGTTACCCATTTCAATATGGGATAAGACCTTCGACTCTTCCGATGGCTACAAGTTCCGGAACGACCGAAAGATTCCAAGAGGATACACCCGGGTGTAGGGAAACTGAAGCGCCATGTTCCTCCTTTAGGGTTCATGAACAAGGTGAAGAGGATAGGCCAGATTCAGGGGAAACTTACAATGGCACTGTCGGGTCACCTCCGTTAGACCGAATGGATGGTGGTGATATGATTGAGGAGCCAAAAGCGGGGATGGAGTTTGATTCTTGTGAGAAATTAATGAGCTATTACAAGCTATATGCTAAGAAATGCGGGTTTGGATCCATGACACAAAGGAGTGAAAGGGATGACGAAGGGAGTGTCAGATATGTCACTCTTGGTTGTGCCCGTGGGGGAAAAGCTCGGAATAGGACAATGAATGTCGCCAAACCACGCCCGACAGGAAAGACTGATTGTAAGGCAaggattaatgccttaaaagttgagGGAAAGATGCGGTTGACCACAGTTCATAATACCCACAATCACGGGCTGAGTCCACAGAAATCTCGCTTCTTCCGATGTAATCGCGAAGTTAGTGAGACCGTAAAAAGGGTACTAGATACTAACGACATGGCTGGCATTCGAATGAACAAGAGTTTCGGATCTCTTGTTGTGGGCGCGGGAGGATTTGAGaacctcccatttttggaaaaagattgtcGCAATTACATCGATAAGGCAAGACATCTACGACTTGGagcaggtggtgctggagcgctTCGAGACTATTTTTGTAGAATGCAGTACAAGAACCCTGGATTCTTTGccttgatggatttagatgatgatGGGAGGTTAAAGAATGTCTTTTGGGCAGATCCACGCAGTAGGGCAGCTTATCAagattttggtgatgtggtaaCATTTGACACCACATACTTGACAAACAGATACGGGATGCCCTTTGctccatttgttggtgtaaaccatcatgggCAGTCGATTCTCTTAGGAGCAGGGTTAATTTCCAGTGAGGACACAGAGACTTTTACATGGTTATTTCAGACCTGGCTGCAttgtatggatggtatagccCCGCCAGCTATTATTACTGACCAAGacagagcaatgaaaaatgcaatttctATTGTATTTCCAAAAAGTCGACATAGATTTTGCCTCTGGCATATACTAAAAAAAGTCCCAGAGAAGCTTGGCTCTCATCGTGCTTACAAAAGTGGCCTGAAAACTCAGCTGATGAAATGTGTATATGACACTCAAActattgaagagtttgagaaatcGTGGGAAGAGTTAATTAGCACGTACAACTTGGAAGAGAATGTCTGGTTGCAAAGTTTGTATGTTGAGCGCACACATTGGGTTCCGGTATTTCTAAAGGAGTATTTTTGGGCTGGCATGAGTACAACACAACGGAGCgaaagtatgaatgcattttttgacgGATATGTTCATGCgaaaacaaatttgaaggagTTTGTCGATCAGTTTGACAATGCATTGAGAAAGAAAATCGAGAATGAAATCAGCTCggacttccactcatttagCGTTACAATTCCATGCATATCTAGATCTTCAATTGAAAAGAGATTCCAAGAGTTGTACACGAATGCAAAATTTAGAGAAGTTCAACAGCAAGTTATGGGTGTGCTTGATATGGATCCATCTCTACTTAGACGGGATGGTGTGAAGAAGACTTACCTGGTAGAAGATGAAATTCATGTTGAGGAGTTCACGAAACATGTTACATATTATGTGGACTTTAATGAGGAAGACTGCGATGTTAAGTGTTCATGTGGATTATTTCAGATGAAGGGGATACTGTGTAGGCATGTCTTGGCCATATTCAAATGTAATGGGATAAAGTATTTGCCAGATAGGtacattttagatcgatggaggaaggacatcAAACGGAGATACACGTTAATCCACAGTACCTATGACACAGGATATCAGCGGGAAGATACTAACAGATATTCAAGTCTGTTGAATATTTGTTATCAGATGATTACTCATGCAGCGGGTTCAAAAGAGCATACTGAAGATGCAACTAAAaagttatatgcaatgattgattTATATCATGGCAACCAAGAACCCCCTTCAATGACCCAAATGGATTCTAATGTTGGTTTAACGACAAAAGACACAAGTACAGTTGGTAGTTCGCAACAAGTACTCAGTCCACGAGTTGTGCGCGGAAAAGGCAGGCCCCcatctctgaggagagcatccaggatggagcAAGACATGCGAAAAGTTAAAGCAAGGACAAAGAAAGCAAAT CGAGATGGAGGAGATTTGCCAGCCCAAAACACCTGTAGGAATTTATTTGGGTCATCCGAGATAGATCTTGCTGCTGAAAACATGCAG atacaACTTGGAGTGGATGAATCACAACCTTTGCAACTTGGGTTGGATGAATCACAACCGATGTAA